The Panicum virgatum strain AP13 chromosome 6K, P.virgatum_v5, whole genome shotgun sequence nucleotide sequence CAAAGTGTCATCCGTGATGATAGACTTCTTGAGGAGGTTGCTCCGGCTCTGGATGCGTCGTTGCATGAGTAGCCACACGAAGATCTGGACTCTGGGCGGTGCCCGGTTCTTCCAAACGAAGCTAGCGAACTCACAGGATGGAGTGTGGGCAGCCATGAGCGCCTTGTACAGCGACGAAGTGTTCAAGCTCCCGTCGGGCTTCTGGAATTTGCAGATCCTCTCATCCTCGCCGCTGCCAGGTAGCACAGTGGCGAGGAGCGGGGCCAAGGCAGTGTAGTCAGCTGTAGTGGCTCTTGTTCTTCTGGACTGGAGGAATTGGTCGATCCCAAGCTGCAGCACTTCTGCGACCGTGGCATGTGGCTTGGTTGCGTGGTTGTGCAGTGCAGGGTGAATTTCAGACAGCGGTTCGTCCCCCAGCCATGAGTCGTCCCAGAAGGATGTGGATCGGCCATTGTGCACCCGAACAGTTGTGATGACTCGGTACAGAGGAAGGAGCTCCCTTAGCATGTCCCAGTGATTGCCCTAAACTTCACCATCGAGCGACGCAAGGCAGACATGCTGTCGCGCCCATCGCGCCCAGGAGGAAGCACCGGGGTGGTGCAGTCTGTGGATCAGCTTGAGTAGCAAACACTGGTTTTGAACACTCAGGTTTTTCAGGCCTAGCCCTCCAAGTTCCTTTGGCACACACACCTGTTCCCACGCAAAAAGGCAGTGCGCACCGCTGGCATGTTCAGAGCCTGTCCAAACAAAAGTTCTGCGTTTCCCTTCTAATGCTGCAAGTGTCCCTTTTGGCAGTCTAAGCGCCCCCATTGCATAAACGAGCAGGTTGCCAAGCACAGAATCCGCAAGAACTGCGCGCCCCATCGTGTTCAGCAGGGAGGCCTTCCACCCTGACAAGTATTTGTCGGCTTTGCTGATCATTGGAGTAAATGAAGCCTGCTTCAGTTTCTCATGTGACAAGGGGAGGCCAAGGTATGATTGAGGGAATTGCTCTTGCCGGCAGCCCAAGATGGAGATGCATTGCTGAAGGATTGAGCTCTCGACATGCATCGGTACCACGGTGCTCTTATGAAAATTGATGTGCAGGCCAGTCGCAAGTGCAAAAGCGTCGAGGAGGTCTTTTAGGCGTTGCACAGATGCTGCATCTGCGCTCACCAGGATCAGAGTGTAGTCTGCATATTGGAGCACCGGGCACGGCTGGTTGGAGGAGATGGGATGTTTGATCACGGGGTCTTTCTGAATCATTTGTTGGAGCACATCGGCGACAAGCAAAAACAGGTAGGGGGACAGCGGGTCTCCTTGGCGTAGACCTTTTCTGCAGGTAAACCACGGCCCCGGAGTTCCATTGACCAGCACGGCGGTCCGTGACGAGCTGAGCAGGCTGTTGATCCAGGCGCACCAACGGTCAGGGAAACCGCGCGCGCGCATAATTGTTTGCAGGCTGTCCCAGATGACTGTGTCGAAGGCTTTGGCGAAATCAAGCTTGAGCACGAGTGTCGGCACCTTCCGTTTGTGGCAGCACTGCACAATCTCCATGGCATAGATGGCAACCGCAAATATCAAGACATAGGTCCAGAAAAGCTTGAACATGTCCGAGACGAGCGTCCATGAAAAGCTTTTGAGCCGCCGGGTGGTCCATTCCAGATATGAACTCGTCGACGGATACAGGTTCCACGCAGGTGAGAAGCCAAACCTGCAATACATCACCCTTATAAACCTGAGATCGTGGGCAAGTGCTTCGTTCCCGTAGACCACCAAACCAGGAGCGGCTATTCCGACGATGACGGTGGTCATGACAGAAATGTCCCACATCACCACGCTGACCCCTAGCGCGAAGGCGACGATGACGCTCCTGAGAGCGATGTGGAAGAGCCACACGGCGCGCCTCGCGTAGATGTGGCGGACCAGGGGGTCGACGTCATCCCGGTCCCCGTACTCGGCGAGGCTGAAGGTGGCCGCCACCGAGCAGTAGAAAGCCAGTATGTCAGCGACGAGGAAAACCTTGAAGCCGTAGCGTCTGCCCAACTCCGGCGTGCCCGCCATGGGGTCGCCTCCTATTTTGTACGACCCAGGCATGGTGAATGCGGCGGCGAAAGTCACAGTCGCGATCAGCGACGATGCAACCAGAACACTATTTTCTTTCGTAGTCGGAGCTAAGGGCAGCACTTGCTGATTGTTTTCTGTTGTTCCGAATCTCAAGTCACGCCTTCGGGCACTGAAGTAAGCTCCGGAGTGAGccagtaccctgatcatccacTCTGTCGGGTTCTGCAGCATACATACAACaaataaatcaaaataaattaaaagaAGCTGCCGCCGCTAGCTGATGCTCATTGTTGTTAATACGAAACTTGCGAGATAACTTTCTGCGTATAGATATACCTGGGGAGAAAAAGCTTTTTCTATCTTTATCTTGCTTGCAAGATCAAGCGGTGTGTAGCCGACCCCGTTGAAAAGGTTGAGCTCCACATCCCTGTTCCCCACGAGATGGCCGAAAATGGACTCGTCCCTGTTCTTGACTGCCTGATGTAGCGCAGTATTTCCGTCATTGTCCTTCATATTAAGAATGTTGGTAAACGTCGGGTTTCCGCACACGAACTTGACCACGTCTGTCTTCTTGTTCTCAACGGCGACATGGAGGAATGTCCTGCCCCTGTTGTCCCGTGGGGTTGGATGGTTGTCTCCGTCGAGCAATGCGCGTACTGCATCCATTGCACCAACAGAAGCAGCTACGTGGATGGGGCGCATCCCGTTGTCATCTGCCATGTTTATGCCAGTACTGCCTTCTCCAAGCAGAAGAAGCCTTGTTACACCCTCGACTCCAGCCGATGCTGCAAAGTGAAGAGGTATGCTTCCAGAATTATCAGGTGCATTCCTCAGATCTGGTCTCTCATCTATAACTATCTGGGTAAGATCTGCATGCCATCAAGCGTTTAATTTCTTAGTATCAGTAGTCTGTCTGCTTATAGTACCAACAAATTAAGAAGCATCTGATCTTATTTACCTTTACTCCGAAGAGCAGCGATGTGCAGCGCATTTTGCCCATCTGGTCCACCGTACGACAGAGAGTCACCAAAGGTTGCAATGAGATCCATAGCGATGTCGCTGTATCCCAGGAAGATGGCGAGATATAGCGGAGGCATGCCGTTGATGTTCTGTTTATCCTCACGCAAATTTCCTTGTCTAATTAATTCTCTACTACGCTGCCTCACTGCTCCGTGCAGCGCCGTCTCCTCTTGTGCTTCTCGTTCGTAGAGCGGTCCAGATGCATTCAGACTTCCAGCTTCGGTCCCTTGACTTCTGTCAAGAAGCAGCTATAGTTATTAAATTTTCTATTGGAAAATATCTAAATTACTCCTCTCACCTATAATCAAAATTGgataccccctaaactatgccCTTTGGTTATAATTACCCCTAGTACAATTTGTCCTTTTCATTTCTCTATGCATtggtggagttttaagttgaaattttacaaaatgATAGTATACATCATAACACATGTTAGATAAAAcatatcatatttttttataatcatTTTCATAGGGTAGGATATTTAATAACaaattaatcattggagttcaaaattatatgaaaaattatattaattttttaataatttaaaattaaaatttaactTGTGTATGGATTTATGAggtaaaataaattaaatagcATAGTTTAGGGGGCAAATTGAACCAAATTATAGTTTAGAGGGTTATTCAGACTTTGGTTATACTTGAAGATattaaattgaactttttccttttctactgAGCTTTTGCAAGAATAGATATCCCGAGTCCTCTATATAGTTGTGGTCTTGTGGATCGTGCACTAGCTTGAAGAGGGCTGAGCTTAGATATTCAGCATTGGGTTGCATAATTGATCATCACCATGTACGAAAGACCTCCATGACCTTTCCTCGACATAAAAAATACCGGTGGGAATTAGACCTATACTAGGAATTGGACCGAATTGGACCGGTACTAATATTATTAGTTAGTATGGGTCTAATTCCCACCGGTATTTTTATGGTGGATGGATAactctttttctagtagtgccacacacactactagaaaatctctcattagtaccggtcgggaaccccAGTTTGTACCGGTTACCCgaccggtaccgctcctccggtactaagtgcgcgcacacttagtaccggtcagctggcccggtactaaacggcctATTTAGTACcgttggtaataccaaccggtactaaactgctggcgtggccagcagTTAGGCCGAgcagttaccaaccggtactaaaagaattttttttctttttgatcctttatatttgttctcttttgctttcaatttcaattgattagtattagtagtcgtagtcgcagcggtttgtgtattcgtactcatactcgtatctagaattcgtatttgtatatggagcaaagcaaataaaagaaattatatacatacatggataaaagaaatgttagaaattatatgcatacatggataaaagacaataatatttacaagtatgaattctcataagttttttccgaTAAATTCTTCAGtaattctaatcatctgcatcaccatcggcaccggcatccttcttgcggcgTTTGCTGAGTTGatcagctcgagccacacttatccttggatcggaatgaaattcaccttttggatttatcacctcatccaataggaatccacagagtgcttcttgaattgccctgattctttccggttcgatgaggttctctttcatattccaaatctgtcaacaacaaataaacaccaatagtttaatttagtacatgcatggaattagatacaagaaattgttactaatgttatacgtacttcgaagttttcttgtgtcaccctcttggtatctctgcaaaaaaagtacatgtgctcacatacgtagtatccgcagagGTTGGTTTCTCGGTTCTGTCTCAAACActacatgttatgaaatattcatgctgtttgaatatatgaaagtagatgtgcgatattcgtaccggcttgttatggttgaattcaagttcagtcggtgttgacgtgactcctaattgtgttttgaggaaccgagaccatgccctttgcatgatgtctacgagattttgatataattctggtggcttcttcaaggagtcccacacagtaactcgggaccgatcgatttcgatcacaagtaggatccagtggaaactgtggatacatacatatggatacaagaaatgttagatatatacacttattggctagttgaagtgactcaaaaagtgaaaggactcacttgaagttgtacggaAACAGAATGAATGTACGATTGTGCTAACCttccaaggacatgactaaattattctcggtctgattaggatattggcgtacactctcctcatgtataacattcggatcgatgaagccaacgttgtaaatcccgctcttccggcattcttgaattttcatcctgcacgattacaaataaaaggagggaatgagaaatctaaacgacttagtagggctagagtatacaattgacaggaaacacttacatagaccatacactgacgagggacttgtctagggcgtcttgatggaatagaaaccaaaaatggtcaaaatcgatacaaatgtcatccattccccgatagaaatgggtatgtttaattcgagtagctagcattatatacccctctgcacatgctttcaagtaccactgatgGAACTCACGTattcttgttggtagggtgtcaatcaactctggccacatcagaggttcccccagtacaaatggctttcttcctgccccttggtgaaccgggattttttcatgacctaggagctgagcttttgtgaggttcgtttccttaacaaactcagcagtagcttcatcctcttttgaaagcactactagagggggtacgctttttttgggttgttcgccgagctgggggacttggttgtacctccgattactcttcttctcccatgattttgtaatcgagcggtcgtagtccgacatcagtggaggctttggttggcacatcatggatagatagaatttcttccctgccggatccactggttcctttggcAGAGGCTTCTTTGTCTTCAACTGCTTGTgcacgtcttcttgcacccaagcatccaattcctctggagtcattttgtaacctgacttctctggcgcgggcttctctttcttctttcgttcTTGAGTCTTCTTCGgccttggaggtggcggtggcggcacccaagcagatttcttcttctttgcggggggaggagatggcggaggcggactaacactgggctccccggaagcggccggtgacggcgatggactaACACTGGGGTCTTGGGCTGCGGGCAGTGACGGTCGATCCACACTAGGCCTCGAAGACCCTTGAGcagctggcggtgacctcggagacgggctagggtcccttcctgcaatttttatgtactgttttttccaacagatccaagtgtggagggcctgtcctagttcctcttctccatcacctccagggatctcgaggtcgaggtcttcccatcctttctcgacacggtcaaccatgactctagcatatccttctggaaTTGTCATGTCATGGATTGTCCTGCCTTGAACAGGGACTTCAGTTACCCCTTGAGCGACTACTTTCAATTTTTTCCTTAGCGGAAATAGAAGCTCACAGGAGGTCCTCACAGTGATGTCGTCCACGGGGTAGTGTTCCGCAACCGTTTCCTCTCGATCTGCAGCTGGGTGTTTCGTTGAAGCGACGCTGCGAGCCGACGGGGCTAGTCTCCAACTGAGCCACAGATCTGGCTTCTGGTGGCTGCTGCTGGCTAGTTCCaagtgcaccttcgatcgaAGCAAACCGTTCTTCTAGGGCACGCACCTTCTCTGCTACTTCAGCCTTGTTTCTCTGCCGGCTTCGATACGTCTCTATGTCGCCACTaaagccatgcttccatggaactacgcccatgcctcgcacacgtcctgtgtgttccggtgtgccaagagcgtacgtcagctcgtctttctctctgtccgacttgaagctgccttcagacgcctttagtgccacatcgagcctgtcggccgcttcccttatggcatcgctagtgacgaacgacccatcttccatattcaatgagcctccatgagcgtagaagtaaTATTTTGCTCGCAACGGCCAGTTCAAAGTCGCCGGTATGATTCCTCTGGCAAcgagatcatcttccatcttctgccatttcggaatcgccgacgcatatcctccttgcccaagatgatggaagtgcttctttttgctcgcattTTCTTTGTCCTGGGTTGTCTTCTTCTCGCTATACTCGGACGACTAGTACTACAtgaatgcctcccaataaggacgttgattcttgaagtttttctcgaagtccggcgtgagtccctttttaacatagtctttgttcaaatttttcttgaacgtctgaaaagcaatagccatcttcttcatgacccaatccttaagTAGCTGTTCTTTGTCCTCCGAAAAGGTGAAGTGTCGTTTCacatctgcccataacatttctttctTGGTCTCGGGGACGATGTCAGCATCGATATCTATGGCTTTGtttttcttccatagcttgaagctaatgggaatgtggtccctgacataacatccacattgattcaccaccgtcgtcttcacacccttcggagactttggttcaccgtcaggttgcaatgaagtgataatagtgtgcccctccatgattttcttcgaCCCTCATTTCTATTTTGGTTTCCTAGTCAATCCAGATgcctaaaaaatatgtatttagtacgcattgtacttacatacagaattaatgcatatgtttatatatataagcacgaattgtatatacctctgcgCTATCATCTTGCACAGTCGTTTGTTCTGGCTGGTTATCATCGTCATCGCCAGTATCGTTAAGGTATTGGCTGCCATCATCCTCGGCAGCATCCTCTTCATAGTGGCGCGTGCCCGTACCAATTATGTCCGCAAGAAATGCCACGTCATCATCACGGCGAAAGAGTTCCATTTCGTTTCctatgtgaatcaacatatgtttgatatgcaattttgtactaattgacaatgtataaaaaaattacaagtgcACCTTCGATAAATCCGTACAATGCATACATggacaaaatttctaaaatttacatcatatacatcttattTACATTTCCCctggaattttataaaatatgccctgaattttctaatattttctactaATTACACATGTTTATAGTatagcaaactaaaatttacaaaaaattaGAAATTCAATAGATAAGGCTGTACAAGACAAAATTTACATCAGATACATTTCATAACACACACAATTCAACAAtaccaaataaaacaataaatgtgAAGCCCGTAAAGACATGAAGTTTTCTATAATATACaagatttttgtacaatatccaTAATTACTACAAGATATAAAGACATACTTCTGTACAATATACCTAAGcaataattttataaaatgtcccgtggaattttataaaatgtgccctgaattttctaagattttcaactatttttctactattttcaccaatttctaatattttctactGATTTCACCTGTTTATAATATAGCAACctaaaatttacaaagaaaattaCAAATTCAATAGATAAAGCTATACAagacaaaatttacatcatatacatttcATAAAATACACAATTCAACAAtaccaaataaaacaataaatgtgAAGCCCGTAAAGTCATGAAGTTTTCTACAATATACAtgatttttgtacaatatccaTAATTACTACAAGATATAAAGACATAGTTCTCTACAATATACCTAAGCAataattttctattttctataaTGTTTCTAAAACCATAATACTATTTTCAGCTATATTTATAattctctacattttccataattttcatatacattttcagctattttcataATTTCCATAAGTTTGCCTGTAAAAAAAAGTGCCATGGAACCTTTTACATTTTGATAACCagtttctaagattttctactattttcataatttttctcaCGAATGTTTCTACCATTTATAGAATTACTAAAGGTTTCTAagtttttctaacattttcgtcaaattttctaacaaaaccaatttttctACCATTCATAGAATTACTAAAGCTTTCCAAGATTTTCTACCATTTCTCTAAGTTTGTATactattttttctaaatttttctacaattttatagaagtacctaaaaaataaaaaaaaggtgaCGTCAGCACCCGGGTGTGCTGACGTCACCTTATTCCAGGGCTTACGGCCGGCGATAGgtccggcgtggcggcggccggcggcacggatcgaggcggaggtggaggacgaGGGCGCAGCGGCCGGACGGTGGCACGGATATTGAGGCGGAGGCGCGTGAAGGAGGAGGGCGCGGTGGCTGGGCCGATGGCGACGAGGATGACGGCGGCAAGCCGGCCGGGGGCGAGGACGACAAGGCAAGCGCGCGCGAGCTCGGCGGGGAGAGGCGGCGGATCCGGGGCGCCGAGGCGTGCCTGTACgggtggaggagggcggcgccgaggaggaTCTGGGTGCGGGCGTCGGGAGgccgaggggcggcggcgccgcggggtGGAGCTGTGCGCAGGAAGGAATGCGCGCCACGCAGGGGAGGAGTGGCGTCCTCCGTAGAGGCGGACCCACGGCAcagaggaggagcggcgcggaggtggggcgacgtcgacggcgcggaggaggagcggcggcgcagcgggccGGGACGATGACGACGAGAATGAAGAACTGGAGATCGAAATCCAAGtgttggcatatatataggattgccagtttagtaccggtccttGTCTACTCCCGGTAATAAACTGGCATcggggcagtttagtaccggccgcagacacggaccggtactaaactggctcatttagtaccgggctcaTTTCAGTTCTGTTAATAATTCATCTTTTTTTATAACCTACCATTTAGCATTGAATCGCTCAAGCTTTCTATTATAGGTGGACACGTCAGAGCCAGCCACCAGGCTCGCGGTGGGCCGACAAGGTCCGTCCTTACATCGACTCTTGGGCCGCGGCCCTCGATGACGTCGTTTTCGAGGATATCCCACAGCGCTcactcgtgattattgcactgccgCGACATATCCCATCGCCCGGAACACTGCATGGCACCGGCCTAATCGTCATAATTTCACTGCACGGACATATACCATCGCCCGAAACACTGCACCGGCCTACTCATTATAATGGTACGTAATGGACACATCCAATCATAGTCTGCACAGGCCTACATAACATAGTATGACGGAACAAAGTAATTAACAAGCTACAACTTGTAAACTAGATGCGTCCGCGCTTGCCCCCTCTCTTCCTGCCACGTCGCTCTGCAGCCTGGCCCGCCCTAGTGTCGTGCTGCGAGTACGTCAGTGGCTCCAGCGGGATGGTCTGGCGAGTGGACCGACGACCCTGCTCAGGAACAGGCATCTGCTCCACCTGACTGTAGTCCTGCGTCGCGAGTGGGGCACCCCCCAGCTGTGAAGTGCCGACGACCTCCTGCGTTGGTGCAAAAGAGAAGAACGTGTTCACCCTCACCATCTGCGTGAGGTCGTCCACCTCCTGAATCTCCTCATCGTCGTCTGTCCCTCCCACCTGCCGGTACTCTGATTCACAAGCTTCCATCCATCAATATTCAATTAAAAATGTACTTGTTATCGCATGAAGAGACGTACCTAAATCGTGTATTGGACGATGAAGAGACGAAGATCTGGCGCCGTAGGGATCTATCGACGGAAATAACGACGAGCCGGGCGCTACACGAATAAGAAGTACAAGTTAATGAATAAAGTTTTACATGATACGGTATTGTAAGTGACACGAGGTTAGAGTACGATTTACCTGCCGAGTACAAATGTGCCGGTCGCGGCACGTACGTGGGCCGAACTGCAGAACCCGAAGGTGTCGCCATCGTgtcaggtggcggtggcggtggacctgACTGTGCCGCGGGTGCAGACCGTCGTGACGATGGACCGGGCACAGGCACTGGCCCCGAACTGCGAGGTGGGAGGAAGGTGTCGTCCTCACGATAGGTCACGGCTCGTCGGAATCGCTTGCACATATCGACGATCTTCTGCAGCGTGCTCTGGTGCTGGGCGGGCATCATGTCATGGTACTGGCCCATACTCGACGAAGCCTCGGACTCAATCACTCGTATGACATCGTACTGTACCGAGAAAGTAGTAACATCATATGCAACCAGTTTTGTATACTGCAAAATCAATCAGAGAAACGTACCGCTATGGCGAAGTTCTGGTCTCGAACTACGGGGTACGTCTCGGACACCCTTGCGGCCTCGATCCGAGCCTCTGGTGGAACGTGCACGACATGTGTGCGCGTCCTTGGCAGGTACCACCGT carries:
- the LOC120639310 gene encoding uncharacterized protein LOC120639310 produces the protein MFHFRDVGYALQVFSRLRDLWREIWPTLHVDLGTGLHGFSSTCPSSRHFWTRQGQPPGSWWADKVRPYVDSWTAALDDVVFKDRPHSDEAFTDYLRWYLPRTRTHVVHVPPEARIEAARVSETYPVVRDQNFAIAYDVIRVIESEASSSMGQYHDMMPAQHQSTLQKIVDMCKRFRRAVTYREDDTFLPPRSSGPVPVPGPSSRRSAPAAQSGPPPPPPDTMATPSGSAVRPTYVPRPAHLYSAAPGSSLFPSIDPYGARSSSLHRPIHDLEYRQVGGTDDDEEIQEVDDLTQMVRVNTFFSFAPTQEVVGTSQLGGAPLATQDYSQVEQMPVPEQGRRSTRQTIPLEPLTSQGTEAGSLNASGPLYEREAQEETALHGAVRQRSRELIRQGNLREDKQNINGMPPLYLAIFLGYSDIAMDLIATFGDSLSYGGPDGQNALHIAALRSKDLTQIVIDERPDLRNAPDNSGSIPLHFAASAGVEGVTRLLLLGEGSTGINMADDNGMRPIHVAASVGAMDAVRALLDGDNHPTPRDNRGRTFLHVAVENKKTDVVKFVCGNPTFTNILNMKDNDGNTALHQAVKNRDESIFGHLVGNRDVELNLFNGVGYTPLDLASKIKIEKAFSPQNPTEWMIRVLAHSGAYFSARRRDLRFGTTENNQQVLPLAPTTKENSVLVASSLIATVTFAAAFTMPGSYKIGGDPMAGTPELGRRYGFKVFLVADILAFYCSVAATFSLAEYGDRDDVDPLVRHIYARRAVWLFHIALRSVIVAFALGVSVVMWDISVMTTVIVGIAAPGLVVYGNEALAHDLRFIRVMYCRFGFSPAWNLYPSTSSYLEWTTRRLKSFSWTLVSDMFKLFWTYVLIFAVAIYAMEIVQCCHKRKVPTLVLKLDFAKAFDTVIWDSLQTIMRARGFPDRWCAWINSLLSSSRTAVLVNGTPGPWFTCRKGLRQGDPLSPYLFLLVADVLQQMIQKDPVIKHPISSNQPCPVLQYADYTLILVSADAASVQRLKDLLDAFALATGLHINFHKSTVVPMHVESSILQQCISILGCRQEQFPQSYLGLPLSHEKLKQASFTPMISKADKYLSGWKASLLNTMGRAVLADSVLGNLLVYAMGALRLPKGTLAALEGKRRTFVWTGSEHASGAHCLFAWEQGNHWDMLRELLPLYRVITTVRVHNGRSTSFWDDSWLGDEPLSEIHPALHNHATKPHATVAEVLQLGIDQFLQSRRTRATTADYTALAPLLATVLPGSGEDERICKFQKPDGSLNTSSLYKALMAAHTPSCEFASFVWKNRAPPRVQIFVWLLMQRRIQSRSNLLKKSIITDDTLRAVQRSP